The DNA window AACTCGATGGCAAAGAACTCAATGGCAAAGTTCTGACCTTGGCTTCATCCTCCCTGCAGAGATTTGGTGGGCTTTGGTTGGTGCAAACCCTCTACAGTTAGCAGATTTGGGTTCAAACATCAGCTCTGGTGCTTACTAACTATACTgccttgggaaagttatttatatttctttgtttcaaCTTCTTCATATTGGAAGGAAGAGAATAATATGTAGAGTTGTGAAGGATAATCAGCAGTGTagagtaaatgtttaataaacaaCTTGGTTGGTGGCAGATGGGGAGAGCCCTaatttgtagtgtttgccaattttCATAGTGTAAATATTCCTGCCATGGCTGTCTCAAGCCACTGATGGTTTAATAACTGTCTcacaaaattcctaaaaatttacTAATCAAGAGATAATCTGAGCCAGCTCCAGCTCATCACACACATGTGTGCTTAGAAAAGTGCCAGATGGTCAGCATTAGCAATCCCTATTGTGACCAGAGATGCAGTTGCCCATTCAAGGATgcccattcctttttatttttttgtttcttcctgatGTACAAGTGGAGGCTGGGCACCAGTTAAGAGCTCTGTCATGGGGAATTGCTGGTACCAGAAGAGATTTTTATTTGATTGAAGGTAAGCAGAACCTTTGCTCTTTGGCTGTGAGATATCAGTTTCCGCCTATCCTCAACACTGGAGGACCAGATTTGGAGTTAAACTTACTCTAAAATCCTAGTCCTAGCACTTATTGACTAGGTAACCTTCTACAAGTCTCTTGTCCCGTCTGTGACTGTTCACTTTTTGgtaaaattgggataattttATCTCTTTGTAGGGTCACTGTGAGAACCAGATGTTCAGGGAGTTGTTTATCACCATGCTTTGATGGTAGCTACTAACAGCAAGGGTAGCTCATGGTCACTAGACTATCATAAACCCCTTTCAAAGGACCTCCCAACTCCTTCCCCAGCTCCTAACACAATGCTGGCACTTTGGGGctcaagaaatgaataaatgcgTAGACCAATGCATGAATATTTCAGAAGGAAAAGGAGtaggagaaaaataatgagagtggaaaagacagagaacaaagagggaaagggaaacaGTCACTAAGAAAGGTGTAATCTAAAGAGATTCAGCGATAtagcagagaaaggaaaggaatgaaatgccAAGATAATGACAAAGTTAGAAATGTAGAAAATTAATTAGGATGACACATGATGGATAAATAAGAAACAATTGGCTATTGTTTAAGGTTACATGCAAAGAATTTtatattacaaagaaaacaaaggaggggGCGGCAGCCAATGAGCATGAGGTTTCTTTTGGGAGTAATGAAATATTCTGGAAGTAAATGGTGTTGGTTGCACAACTTGTGAATATACTTTAAACCACTAAATTACACACTTCAAAAGGGCGAATTTTATGGTACGTTAAatacatctcaaaaaatgaaagcGAAGgcataattaaaaatttagaggccaggcacagtgactcatgcctgtaatcccagcactttgggaggccgaggcaggcagatcacctgaggtcaggagtctgagaccagcctggccaacatggcgaaaccccgtctctactaaaaatacaaaaattagctaggcatggtcttgagtgcctgtaatccccgctacttgggaggctgaggcaggagaatagcttgagcccaggaggtggaagttgcagtgagcagagatcgtgccattgcactccagcctgggctataaaacgtgactctaaaaaaaaaaaaaaaaaaaaaaaattagaatggtGGTGACATCTTGAGGGGTGACAAATTGAGAAAATTGAGAGATCAGGGAGGGGCACACAGAAGCTTCTAAGATACTTGAAACATTTGCTCAGTTCCTTAACCTAGTTGTTTAAATATgtaacaatattttgaaaattaaaaatatattttaagtgagaAAAGAATAATGGGAAAAACAGGAAGAAGACAGAGACAATGGCAGAGAGTCCTGGCAAAAAGGGAGATGTGATAGAGCTTAATACAAGATGGGGACCCTGTAAGAGGAAGACATTCCTGCCATCCTCTGAGCTCCATGGCACGTTTGTGGTGTGGCCCACCATCTCATCTCCTCCCCTCATGGCCTTCCTAAGGTCCTGTAAGACCCTGAGTCCTTGTCTCTGACCTGCCAGAGTGGCTTCagtctcccacccccagccctcaaCTGACCTTCTATGCCCCAATACATCtctattttaaggaaaaagtcCAGTCACCTCCTCTAGGAAGCTTTCCCTGATATACCCAACCAAATTGGTCAGTCATCCTACAGAACCTTTACTCTCATTCACCCAGTACATTGGTGTTACTGGCCTTTAAATTTTGGACTCTCTTTTTGGTGGTGTCTGAAAGACTACAAGATTTAGGGAGAGTGATTCTTGGAGTCTTTCGATAATGTTCCTGTGAACCCTGGTGATTTTAACATGCTTGTGGCCACTCTTGCCTCCTACTTGTAAGCTACTCATGGCAAGGACGAAGCATGTGGACCAATTTCCACCCCTCCCTGAAAGTCAGTTGGTTCAGAAACTTAGGTTGCTAAAAAGGCCAGGGCAACCAACCTGATCTCTCTATAAGTAGGgatatcttaaaacaaaacaaaatctctctCATAGATAAAACACTGTCTCTGATAAGCTTActtgcaaatgaaaaaatacaaaataaatggaatGTACAGAGTTCTATAAAATTCATTCAACCAATAGAGCAATAATTGAGCCTACAGAGACAACTTATCAGAAAATTCATTCAATATACCTTACGAGATCATCCAATAGATAAGAGACAACTCTAGAACAGCATTCAGAACATAGTGGCACTCAATAAATTTcccctgaatgaatgaattaatgaattagtgCATATTTTAATCAGCCTCCTTTGCCCTCACCCAGGAAGTCAGAGGCACCAGTGTGAGTATCCATCTGCTGTCCAGTACATTCATGGATTCCTCACTCTCACTAGACAATGTTTGACCAGGAAGAACAGGGAATGAGAAGGAGCTGCTGGATGGTGATGAGCCTTGGAAAGGGAGGCTGGGCGAGCAGAGACAGAAGAGAAACACCTACCTGCTGTGACCTCACAAACACCCAGGCTGAGTTTTGATAAGACAGGTTGAATCACACTGGAGTGACAGCCTCATCCCTCCAGGTACAAACAAGAACAGGCCATGGTTAACCAAAGCTCCACACCGGGCTTCCTCCTTCTGGGCTTCTCTGAACACCCAGGGCTGGAAAGGACTCTCTTCGTGGTTGTCCTCACTTCCTACCTCCTAACCCTAGTGGGCAACACACTCATCATCCTGCTGTCTGCGCTGGACCCCAAGCTCCACTCTCCAATGTACTTTTTCCTCTCCAACCTCTCCTTCTTGGACCTCTGTTTCACCACGAGTTGTGTTCCCCAAATGCTGGTCAACCTCTGGGGCCCAAAGAAGACCATCAGCTTCCTGGACTGCTCTGTCCAGATCTTCATCTTCCTGTCCCTGGGGACAACTGAGTGCATCCTCTTGACAGTGATGGCTTTTGATCGCTACGTGGCTGTCTGCCAGCCCCTCCACTATGCCACCATCATCCACCCCCGCCTGTGCTGGCAGCTGGCATCTGTGGCCTGGGTCATTGGGCTAGTGGAGTCAGTGGTCCAGACACCATCCACCCTGCACCTGCCCTTCTGCCCCGATCGGCAGGTGGATGATTTTGTCTGTGAGGTCCCAGCTCTAATTCGACTCTCCTGTGAAGACACCTCCTACAATGAGATCCAGGTGGCTGTTGCCAGTGTCTTCATCTTGGTTGTGCCTCTCAGCCTCATCCTTGTCTCTTACGGAGCCATTACCTGGGCAGTGCTGAGGATTAACTCTGCAAAAGGGCGGAGGAAAGCTTTTGGGACCTGCTCCTCCCATCTCACTGTGGTCACCCTCTTCTACAGCTCAGTCATTGCTGTCTACCTCCAGCCCAAAAATCCCTATGCCCAAGAGAGGGGCAAGTTCTTTGGTCTCTTCTATGCAGTGGGCACTCCTTCACTTAACCCTCTCATATACACCCTGAGGAACAAGGAGGTAACCAGGGCATTCAGGAGATTGCTGGGGAAGGAAATGGGGCTCACACAAAGCTGAGGGAGAGCTGCTTAATGTGCTTTAAAAGAGAGGAGATTCTATGTGCTTTTATCAGAAAGTTTGAGTTCCCTGCCCCTCTGCCTTCTTCACACCCATTACATTGTGGGAATGGATGAAAGccacatgtctgtgtgtgtgcatgtatgtgtgcaagAGACAGCGACTGAAATGTAGTAAAGGGAGGTATCTTTATGCGAAAAATTATAGGCatcaagtatattttatatttttttctactttaagtcTTCGCCTCCATAGTCATGTTCCTACCTTTATCACTTCCATTTTTAATTCCCCTCCCTTGCCATATCCCCACTATTCCTTCACCTCCAATTCTAATTCCTACCATATCTTCTTTGCTTCTCCCTCATGTTTTTCCCACTTCACTATATGTCTGTTTTGTattctcattctattttattcctcAAATAACAGCAAAAGAGAAGGGGAAGCTGAAGCCCAGCTAAGTTCGGAAACTCACCCAAGAACACACAGTGTCCACAGCATCAGAACTAAAATCCAGGCCCCATAATTTTCAGTCAGGCAACTCTCAAATACACACTGTTGCTTTCACACCATAATCAAATATCCCAGTATTTCAGGCTTGAGCCTTACAAAGGAAACTTAGCTTCTTCAGTCCTATTTCTTCTCTTACAATGCCCACAAATCGCAGGTAAAGGAGCAgccaaaaagacacaaaaatatctTCATGTTTAGGCTGGCACATTGTGGACCTTGGTGTCATCTACCGGCCAAATATGGTATTGCATGTGACATCCCAGACTTCTGCTCCAGGGTCATCCGAACTGTACTTTGCTCAAAGACATAGATATGGTTATGATACTATAAGCATTTATGTAATTGTTATGTTAACCCAAGTAACACTTaaagtacagatgctccttgacttataaTGATGTTACCTCCCAAAAAACCTATCATAtactgaaaatattgtaagttgaaTATGCATTtcatacacctaacctaccaaacatcatagcttagcctagcctaccttaaacatactcagaacacttacattagcctacagttcaGCAAAATCCTCAATACaaagtctattttataataaagtttt is part of the Homo sapiens chromosome 6, GRCh38.p14 Primary Assembly genome and encodes:
- the OR2H2 gene encoding olfactory receptor 2H2, coding for MVNQSSTPGFLLLGFSEHPGLERTLFVVVLTSYLLTLVGNTLIILLSALDPKLHSPMYFFLSNLSFLDLCFTTSCVPQMLVNLWGPKKTISFLDCSVQIFIFLSLGTTECILLTVMAFDRYVAVCQPLHYATIIHPRLCWQLASVAWVIGLVESVVQTPSTLHLPFCPDRQVDDFVCEVPALIRLSCEDTSYNEIQVAVASVFILVVPLSLILVSYGAITWAVLRINSAKGRRKAFGTCSSHLTVVTLFYSSVIAVYLQPKNPYAQERGKFFGLFYAVGTPSLNPLIYTLRNKEVTRAFRRLLGKEMGLTQS